The genomic region ACCTGTGAAAACTATAACGGACAACTCACGGGAAATAAGGGTGTTCACAAAAGATGGGAAGCAAATATGGTAGAAGAGTTTTTGCTGGACGCAATGAACACCTCCGGCAGATTAATCGGTTTTGATGACCCTGTTTCCCAGGCGTTTCTAATTGTTGAAGAATCTTTTCCCCATGTTAGTACCATCCTTGCAGCCGAAACCAAGGCTCGAGAAACAATTCCTGTCCAATCCAGGTCTACAATCTCAGATTGGAAAGTGTCCATGTTTGGAAGTGAGTATATTAGGGTTCTTTACGATGAAACCGGGGTACTGGCCGTCTCTCGGATGGAAATGGCTTCCCTCCGTGTGGCATCTTACTGGCATTCGGCCTGGGTGGCGGCGGGGAAACCGTCACCGCCGACCCGTTGAACCCTTAACAAAGAAATCTCATGGGTTCACATTTTTCATTGACTGCTGAAACTGTTGACGGCGGGCAGTCTGATATATTTTCCGTCTCCCAGATTACAGCAGAGATTAAGGCGTTGCTTGATGGGGCGTTTCCGGCTGTCTGGGTTGAAGGGGAAATTTCAAACTTTACCCATCATTTTGCTTCAGGGCATATGTACTTCACGCTGAAGGACGAAAAAGCCGAGCTGAGAGCAGCCATGTTCAGGGGATATAATGAACATCTGAAGTTCCCTGTGGAAAACGGAATGATGGTTTTGGCCAATGGGGATATTTCTGTTTATGAGGCAAGAGGTCAGTATCAGCTGCTGGTTAGACGCATGGAACCAGCAGGAGTGGGAACGCTTTATCTTGCCTTCGAGGCACTAAAAAAAAAGCTGGAAGGTGAGGGCCTTTTTGACGAAAGTCGTAAGCAATCGTTACCTCCTTACCCTTTCCGGATCGGCATTGTCACCTCTGGTTCAGGTGCGACAATTCAGGATATAAGGAATGTTCTATCGAGACGGGCACCTCATTTAGAACTGATCCTTCGCCCCACACTGGTCCAGGGTAACGCTGCAGCCGAGGATATTATTTCAGCAATTGGTGAATTAGAGAAGATAGGTGACCTTGATTGTATAATTGTGGGTCGAGGAGGCGGATCGTTGGAAGATCTATGGGCTTTCAATGAAGAGAAAGTGGTGAGGCGTATTGCTGCCGCCACTGTCCCAATCATCTCCGCTATTGGTCACGAGACTGATTTGACGCTGTCAGATTTTTCTGCTGACCTCAGGGCGCCCACGCCTTCAACTGCTGCCGAACTGGTGTCTCCAGCCTTAAGTGATATTAGAAGTGGCCTGGATGAAGTTGCTTGGAGACTGGGGGAAGGTCTGAAAAATAGAGTCCAATCCTCGTGGCAGCAGCTTGACGGACAGGTTTCTCGCTACGGTTTTCAGCAACCGAGAGTTCTACTGGAGCGCGGAACTGAGTATTTGAATGAGACGGCAGAGCGTCTCGCCCGGAATGTGCGGGTGATCCTGGCTATGAAAAATGCTAACCACGGTTCTGTTAGTGGAAGACTTTCTGCTGTAAACCCAACGGCCATTCTCGAAAGAGGTTATGCGATTCCATATACCCTTCCAGATAAAAGGAATCTAAAGAGTGTTAGAGGCGTCAAAAAGGGAGATCGGTTTTCTCTTCATCTTTCCGATGGAAAATTGGAAAGTGAAGTGAAGAAAATCAGTAAAGACAGGAAGTAAACGTGAGAATTGATAAAGAGACCTTAACTTCATCATTAGTGATAATTTGTTATGACTAAAAAGAAATCTCTCAAGTTCGAAGATTCTATGAAACGTCTCGAAAAAATCGTTGATCAGTTGGAAGGTGACTCTGCCTCTCTGGAAAAAAGTCTTAAACTGTTTGAAGAAGGGATGAAGCTGACGGAAGAGTGTCGAAAAATGCTTGAAGAGGCAGAGGAAAAGATAAAGAATCTGCTTGGTGAGGAAGACTGAATGAAAGTTGCATTCTGGGGGAATACCCAAAAAGAAGTTTTCTGGGAGCTTCTCCCAGAGTTGACCTCTTGGCTTCAAGAGAGGGGACAGAAAGTATTTTTCACCACCCACATTCATAAACGGCTTGAGGACAAGTCAAAATTCAATTACAGCATCATAGAAGAAGCAGACGATTTCAAGAATGTGGATTTCGTTTTAGCCATGGGTGGTGATGGAACCATCCTGTCGGCTGCCCGGGGTGTTGAACATCGTGGCACCCCTATTTTTGGTGTCCATCTCGGCGGCCTCGGTTTCCTGGCGGAAGGGACAATTGAAAATATGTACACACGTCTGGAATCAATCATCGCCGGGAACTACACCACTTTCCCTAGGATTCTTGTTGAGGCAGTCATCGAAGGAGATACGAACACCACTGTCACGGCATTGAATGACCTTGTCATAGACGCCGGGGAGGGGTTTCGACTTATGAAATGCTCTCTTTTTTCGGAGGGGCATTTTATCACATCTTATTCTGCCGACGGGCTCATCATTGCCACGCCTACTGGTTCTACAGCTTACAATCTGGCGGCGGGTGGTCCCATAGTGGCGCCATGGCTATCCCTTTTCACCGTCACACCTATATGTCCTCATACACTCTCATCCCGTCCTATCGTATTGCCTGCTAAAAATGATCTCACTATAACCTTCCTTGAAGAGGAACCCGGTGCCCGCCTCACTGTAGATGGTCAGTTGGAGTATTCTATCCCAGCAAATGGTCGAGTGGTGGTCCGAAAGGCGGACTATGAGGTAAATATGATCACCTTTGAAGACAGTGACTATTACCAGACCCTAAGGACGAAAATGGGATGGGGTCAAAACAACAGCGGCCATCAATCATAGGAAATCGGTTGACCAAATTCTACTCTTTTGCCGAAGATAAATACTTAGTATAAAGTTCAGGTCCGCAAGTAAGAAGCGCCGTTTATATCAACGATACACCCTGTCATGAAATCAGTTCCCTCAGACGCTAGTAGGACCGCTGCCCGAGCCACCTCTTCTGGCTTGGCCACTCGTCCAAAGGGACTCTGATTCTTTATTGAATTTCCTTCTGGGCCTTCTAAGATTGGGGATACCCGCTCAGTTTCTACATACCCCGGCGCTAGTGTATAGATAAAAATGTTGTGTTTGATAAGTGCCTGGGCCATGGATTGGCCGAAAGAGTTGATACCTGCCTTGCTGGCGCCGTAAGCAGGAGCAGTGGGTTCACCTCTAAAAGCGCCTCGGGAAGAAATATTGACAATTTTTCCACCCCCACGTTTTTTCATTTGTTGGATGGCACAGAATGAAACATTGGTGTGACCCACAAGATTTGTACCAAGCGTGCGATCCCAAATGGCTACCCACTCCTCATAAGATAAATCGTCAAAGTTGAACTGTTCAATTAAAGCAGCATTGTTCACAAGGATATCCATACGGTCCATACCGGTAATGACCTCTTCAACGATTCGGCTTGCTTCGTGAGGTAAAGAAATATCACCCTGGACCAGCATATGATCTTTTCCATTTAGACTTTCCAGAGTTTCTCTTCCGCCATTCTCGTTGCTGTGATAATGCACTGCAACAGTGGCGCTTGACTCGGCGAAAGCCTGAGCGATGGCTCTCCCAATCCCGCTGGATGAGCCTGTAACAAGAACTGTTTTCCCTCTGTAATCGATATTCATTTAGTGCCTCTATTTTTCATTTTCATATGTTTCCGTTATTCGGTGCCAAGTGGATTCTATGTTGCTTTGCTCTGTAAGGGGAGAACCCACACAAAGCCTTAGTGTGTACTTGTTATTCAGTTTGGTGTGTGTGAGATACATTTTACCACTGCTGTTCAGCTTAAAGAGAATCGCCTCATTGATCTCATCGCTGGTTTTTGCCCGGAAACAAACCAGATTCAAGGGTGCTGGAGCCATAATTTCAAACCGATCATCTTTCTCAACAAAAGATTTGAAGAGTTGCCCAAGTTCTACACCTTTTCGCACATGTGCTTTAAGTCCTTTTAGGCCGTAGTGTCTAATAACAAACCAAAGCTTTAACGCCCGGAACCGCCGACCCAGCGGAATCTGCCAGTCGCGATAATCGATGACAGCATCGGATTTGCTTGGTTTGTTTTTCAGATACTCAGGTAGGATGGAAAGCGTGGTCAATAGTGCTTTTCTATTGGAAACAAAGAAAGCGTCGCAATCAAAATTTGTCAGCATCCATTTGTGGGGATTAAAGCAGTAACTGTCCGCCATTTCCAACCCCTCATGAACCCAGCGAAACTCTGGGCACAGTGCCGCTGTTCCTGTCATAGCCGCATCCACATGGAGCCAGATATTTTTTTCTTTACAGATTCTCCCTATCTGAGGCAGCGGATCAAAGGCAGTAGATGAAGTGGTTCCGGAAGTAGCACAAACAAAGGCCGGTTTTTTCCCGTTCTTTAGGTCTTCCTCTATTGTCGCGGACAATGTCTCACTCTTCATGGCGAAAGTTTCATCTACTTCTATAAGCCTCAGGTTATCTTTTCCCAAGCCTGCAATTTTTACAGCTTTCTCTAAGGATGAGTGAGCCTGATTGGAAGTGTAAACTGTCAGTTCACTTTTTACACCGGACTTATTACTCCCATAATCCGTTGCCCGCTCTCGACCCGCCAAAAGGGCGCAAAGAGTGGCACTGGAGGCTGTATCGTGTATCACACCGCCGCCATCTGAGGAAGAGAGAAATTTTTTCGGCAAATCCAGCATCTCCACCAACCAGTCCATTATATGTGTTTCCAGTTCAGTGCAGGCAGGGGAGGTGGCCCACAGCATGCCGTTGACACCGAAGCCCGAGGACAGCAGATCGCCCAAAATGGCTGGACCTGAAGCATTGGCAGGAAAAAAGGCATAAAAGTTAGGGGACTGCCAGTGACTGATGCCGGGGAGTATGATGTCCTCAACATCCTTCATTACATCTTTGAAGGACTCTCCCTTAACAGGAGGATGAGGTGGAAGCTTGCTTCGAACTTCGCCTGGGGCAGCTTGGGACATAACAGGAAACTCGCCAACCTTTTCATAATAGTCGGCAATCCAGTCGATGACCTCTCGGCCCGCCTTTCGAAACTCCTCCGGCGTCATATCTGTGCCCTTGGGCAAAGGTTTATAATTTCCCGAAAAGTTGTCTGTGCCGGCGCAACATGCAGTCATTCACCACCACCAAAAGGCCGGCATCTTCAGCTAGTTTTGTGGCTTCTTGATTGATAACTCCATCCTGAAGCCAAAGGGCCTTGGCACCGATCTCAACCGCCGCTTCGGAAATGGGAACCGTATGTTCCGGTCTACGGAACACATCCACAACGTCTACTTGCTCTTGAATGGATTGAAGATCTGGATAGCAGACCATTCCAGAAATATTATTTTGGCCTGGGTTCACAGGTATAATCTTATAACCATTTGTTTTAAGGTACATAGCTACGTAATGGCTGGGCCGTTCCGGTTTGGGACTCATCCCTACCACAGCAACAGTTTTCATATTAAAGATTTGCTCGATGGTTTCTGGTTCGTTCATCACTTCCTGAAAAAGTTTCTGACAATATATGAAGCAATCTTTGGATTTTCTTTGAATCGTCTGATGGCATAAGTGTGCCACTGATCCCCGAAGGGAATGTAGTAACGTACCTTGTGGCCATCCTCCAATAGTTGTTCAAGCCTGTTTCCCATAGGGACGCCGTAGAGTACCTGGAACTCGTAGCTGTCCTTGGAAATAGCTTGATTTTCGATCCATGTCTCAAGTGTATCAATCAGATAGATATCGTGAGTGGCGATGCCGATAAAGGCTTCGTCCAAAAGACCGGCTTGAACCAGCTTTATATAATTTTCCCTGATTTCTTCTCTGTTGTGAAAAGCCGACTCTTCCGGCTCCCGGTATATTCCCTTACAGATTCGCACATTGAAATTGTCACCGTTCAATCGCTTGAGGTCGGTTTCACTACGATGAAGATATGCTTGAAGGACTGGCCCAACTCCGGCATATCTTGATTTGCACTTTTCGTAGAGGGAGAGTGTGATGTCTGTGTAGGGCGAATTCTCCATGTCGATGCGGAGGAAGTTGTCTATTCTTTTAGCCGTCTCCAACAGAGCGAACAGATTGTCTTCTGCAAGTTTATCATCATAGCCGAGGCCGAGATGGGTCAGTTTGATGGAGATGTTGCAATCGAGACTCGAATCGGCAATCACTTCGAACAGACGGATATAACTTTCGGTAATCACCTTGGCTTCTTCCACCGATTTTGAATGTTCACCCAGAATGTCCAGGGTCGCAGAGAATCCCAGCTGATTGAGTTCATAAACCACACCGAGTGCGTCCCCTTCGGTATCGCCGGCAACGTACCGCATGGCGAAAGGACGGAGCACATTTCTTGGAAGAAGGGGAAGCAACAAGTTAAGTGAACTGTTCAGAAATCCCATAGAAGCGGGCGAATTTAGCTGAAGAGACCTCCTTCGTCAATCTGTTTTGGGCAAACTGTTTCAAAAATATCACTAGAATTTATATGAGCAATTGCCCACTCTTTATTGAGGGAAATTGCTTTGCATGACCAGAGGGGTGACAATAAATTCACAGCCTGTTTTAAACAGCTCATCATACATGTATAGAGATTTTGGAACCTCGTTCATTTTTATCTTGATTGGCATCGTTCTTGTTGCTGCACCCCTCTTTATTCAGAGGATTCTAGCACCCAGAAACAAAACCTTTGACAAGATGTCAACATACGAGTGCGGGGAAGCAGTAGAGGGCCCTGCCTGGGTCAAGTTCAATATCCGTTTTTATGTGGTAGCACTCATTTTTATCATCTTTGATGTGGAAATTGTTTTCCTTTTTCCGTGGGCCGTTGTCTACAAGGAATTGGGCCTATTTGCTTTTGTAGAGATGTTGATTTTTCTGGGAATACTTTCTCTGGGTCTAGCATATGTTTGGCGGAAAGGTGATTTGGAGTGGGTTAAGGTTTCTGTTCCATACGGCCGTGGCCGTTATCGAAAGCTTACCATTACAGAAGAAACACCTGTACCACCCCCTCCCGCGCCTCAGGAGACAGAGGCCTAGTTAAACCTTCTGAATTGATGGATTTTGTGGGGATTGTCGAAAGTATCAATGCGAAGTTCGGGAAGGACTTTGCATCCATTGATGAAGAAGTTTCAGAAGAAACTGTTAGAATAACGCCAGAGCAGTGGGGGCAACTAGCCCCGTTTCTTCGGGAAGAGCCGGAACTTTTCTTTGATGCCATGATGTGTATCACAGGCATTGATGAGGGGGAAGATAGTGAAAATCTGGCTGTCGTTTATAACCTCCACTCCATGAAGCACAATCACAAACTGGAGGTCTATGTTTCTACGTTAAAGAACGACCCAAAGGTTCCTTCAGTAGAGCAGATTTGGCGAATTGCCGACTGGTTCGAAAGGGAAGTTTTCGATATGTATGGTATAGAATTTGATGGGCATCGTGACTTGCGCAGAATTTTGCTTCCCAGCGACTGGGAGGGTTTTCCGCTTCGCAAAGATTATGAATTTCCTGAAACGTGGCACGGAATTGTTGTTAATAAGATGAAAGAGGGATGGGAATAGCTGTCGAAAAGGAACTGGGTGCTTTCAGGGGCGAAGAGATGGTCCTCAATATCGGGCCGCAGCATCCAAGCACGCACGGGGTGCTTCGACTCAAGGTCCACACCGATGGTGAAATCATAACAAAGATCATACCCTACATAGGATATCTTCACAGGTGCTTTGAGAAGCATTGTGAAAACCTTACCTACGAGCAAGCGATTCCCTTTACAGACCGTTGTGATTACATCGGCTCCATGAACAACAATTTTGGTTATGCCGTTGCTGTGGAACAGTTAATGGAGATCAAAGTCCCGGAAAAGGTGGAGTTCATGCGGGTCATTGTAGCTGAAATGAACCGCATCTCCAGTCATTTGTTGGCCTTGGGCACTTTTGGACTTGATGTGGGCGCGTTTACTCCCTTCCTTTACTGTTTTCGTGATCGTGAAAGAATCCTTGATCTATTTGAGATGCTTTGTGGCGCCCGATTGCTTTACAACTACATTTGGGTGGGTGGTGTTTCTCATGATTTCCCTGTTGGGTGGGTGGAGAAGACATATGATTTTCTTGATTACTTTGAACCCAAGATCAACGAGTATAACGAACTTCTCACCTACAATAAAATTTTCATTGAGCGTTCAGCCGATATTGGCGTAATTCCATCCGATATTGCCGTGAGCTACGGTGTAACGGGTCCCAATCTGCGTGGCTCGGGGATACGATGGGATTTGAGAAAAGATGATCCTTACAGCATTTATGACCGTTTTGATTTTGACATTCCTATAGGTACTGGTGCAATGGGCTCCGTGGGTGATTGCTGGGATAGGTATTACGTTCGCGTCAGAGAGCTGGAAGAGTGTATAAAGATCATTCGTCAGGCTCTGGATGGAATGCCTCGTGATGGCGATGTTCATGCCACTTTACCAAAAAAGATTAGACCAAAATCGGGCCATGTTTACAGCAGGACTGAGAGTCCCCGCGGCGACCTCGGTTATTACATTGTCAGCGATGGAAGTGATATACCTTCCAGACTTAAACTGAGGTCACCGGCCTTTACAGCCTTAAGTTGCCTGGACGAAATTGCCCGAGGATGGATGATCTCTGATGTGATCGCTATTCTGGGTTCATTAGATATTGTACTGGGAGAGATCGATCGCTGATGGTTGATTATTTTCTCGAAATATTTTCTGGAATTCCATTTCTAGCATTTTCGCCTAATCTTTCATTCGTTCTGGCTGCAACCCTAGCAGGGCTTCCCTTATTTTTATTTATGGCGGTAAATGCTCTGGTTGCTGTCTATGCAGAGCGGAAAGTATCAGCCTTCATGCAGGATAGGTTGGGACCCATGGGCCAAGGTGTAGGTCTTCATGCAGGAAAATGGGGAATTCTTCAGACTGCGGCTGATGCTGTAAAGCTTATGACAAAAGAGGATATTATCCCGGCTACAGCAGATAGAAAGCTTTTTGTGATGGCTCCTTTCATTCTTTTTATCGGTTCTTTTTTGGCTTTTGCGGCACTTCCTTTTAATGAGCATGTGGTAGCAGCTGACTTCAATATTGGTCTATTCTACATTCTTGCAATGGGGTCGGTGGGTGTCATTGGTATCATCCTTGCAGGCTACAGTTCCAACAATAAATGGTCCCTCTACGGTGCAATGCGCTCCGCGGCGCAAATTGTAGGTTATGAGATTCCGGCAGGTTTGTCGCTGCTAACTGTGATAATGCTTTCAGGAAGCCTTGCTTTTAAAGATATTGTTGCTGCACAAACAGGCACTACCCTTGCTGTATTACCGAATTGGTTCATCTTTGATAACCCTTTTACTTTTGTCGCTTTCTGGCTTTTTTTCATTGCTGGTTTAGCTGAGGTTAACCGAACGCCTTTTGATTTACCTGAAGCTGAATCGGAACTAGTGGCCGGTTTCCATACCGAATACTCAGGCATGCGCTGGTCGTTCTTCTTCCTGACAGAATATGCCAATATGTTTATTGTGGCCGGTGTTGCCTCTCTTGTTTTTCTCGGTGGCTGGCTTAGTCCCATCCCCGGTTACTTTCAAGGGAATCTCTGGGGTATTTTCTGGTTTCTGTCAAAGGCTTCTTTTCTGATTTTTGTCATGATGTGGTTTCGTTGGACGTTTCCACGGTTGCGCACAGATCAACTCATGCGTTTGTGTTGGAAGTTTTTCCTACCTGCTTCGTTCGTAACCATCATTGGTGTTGGTTTCTGGGACCTATTATTGAGGTAATATTTTGAACTATCTATCTAATATCTGGGAAACAATTTCATCAATGTTTATAGGCATGAAGGTGACCATTGGGCACATGTTTAAGATCAGACGCGGAAATGTAACTCTTCAATATCCCGTAGAGCGCTGGCCCCAACCTGATCGTCACATCGGTTTCAGAGAAGACAGTTACAATGTGATTCGTTCCCGTCTCACCGTGGACATGGACGACTGCATCGGTTGTTTGAAGTGTGAACGTGCTTGTCCCGTTGACTGTATCAAGATTGAAACAGAAAAAGTTGATAAGGGTGCAGATATTCCAGAAGCTAATCACCGCGGTGTTACCTCACATGGAACCCAAAAAAGACTTCTTGTTACACGGTTTGATATCGATATGACTGAGTGTTGTTATTGCAACCTTTGCGTATACCCATGTCCTGAGGAATGTATTTTCATGGTGGGTGGGCCAAACTCAAGCAAGCATGAGATCGATTACGAATTTTCAGAATATGATCGTGGTGATATGATTTATCGTTTTGCGAAAGTTCCAACGGATGTTATCCAAACGTACGCAGAAACTAAAGATGATAAGGTGGAAGAGGCCGGATAAGTGACTGGTACGTCATTTATTTTTTGGATTGTTGCTTTAGTTACAGTTGCATCCGCCGCAATGGTGGTATTTTCAAAAAACCTCATTTATTCAGCTATGGCCCTACTGTTTACTCTTATGGGTGTTGCTGGGCTCTACGTCTTCCTATGGGCGGACTTTATCGCTGTGACTCAGATTCTCATTTACGTGGGGGGGATACTGGTGCTCATCATTTTCGGTATTATGCTCACTCATAGGATCACCAACGTCAGGCTGTCCCATTCCTCTATCCAGCAGGGTGTTGGGGGTGCCATCGTTTTGGTGATTTTTCTGGGGCTTACATCCATGATTCTTAAGGCACCGTGGTACAGGGCCACAGCTGTTGAGCCTCAGGAAACTGTCCGCCAGATAGGTCGGTTACTGATGATCGATTATCTGCTGCCGTTTGAAGTTGCCTCTGTCTTACTTCTTGCCGCACTTATGGGTGCTGCTCTTTTGTCCAGGAAGGTGGACTGATGGTGGATCTCAACAGTTATCTGGTTATCGGCGCCCTGCTTTTCTCACTGGGGCTTTTTGGTGTCATTACACGACGGAATGGTGTGGCGGTGCTTATGGGAGTGGAATTGATCCTTAACGCGGCCAATGTCAATTTTATAGCCTTTGCCCGGTTTGGCGGTATGGATTTTTCCGGCCATGTCTTTGCTCTGTTTGTCATCGTTATGGCGGCGGCGGAAGCGGCGGTGGCCCTGGCCATCATTTTGAATATTTTTAACAACATGGGAACCATCAACATTGATGAAGCCGATCAGCTGAAACAGTAGTGGTCAACTACGGTATAGCAATTCTTCTCCTGCCCCTTCTGGCCTTTGTGGCCCAGATTTTTGTGGGGAAGCGCCTTCCGAGAAATGGCGACTGGGTTTCCGTCGGGGCGGTGGCTCTAACGCTCTGTCTCTCCCTGGCAATGTTTGGCGTTATGTTGGTGAAATATGATCCTGAATTTTCTGTTGATCAGACTTGGACTTGGTTCGATCTTGGTTCGCTGAAAGTTCAAATAGGTATTCTTATAGATAACGTCACTGTTGTGATGCTCCTTGTGGTCTCTCTCGTTTCAACACTGGTTCATGTCTACTCCACAGCCTACATGGAAGGCGATCTGCGGTACTCCCGTTATTTCGCTTTCCTTTCACTTTTCACTTTCTCCATGAACGGTATCATTCTTGCTAACAGTCTTCTCGGAATCTATATTTTCTGGGAGTTGGTAGGTCTCAGTTCTTATCTCCTTATCGGACACTGGTTTGAGAAAGATTCGGCATCTGATGCCGCCAAGAAAGCATTTCTTGTTAACAGGGTGGGTGATATTGGCATGTTCATCGGTATCATGCTCTTTTTCACTGCCACCGGTTCCTTTCTATTCAGAGATGTTTTCGCCGGGGTGGAAAGTGGCCTTCTGTCTACAGAAACCCTCACCATTGCCGGACTCTGTCTGTTCGCCGGTGCTATCGGAAAATCGGCTCAGTTTCCGCTTCATGTCTGGTTGCCTGACGCTATGGAAGGCCCCACGCCCGTCAGTGCTCTCATACATGCTGCTACTATGGTGGCAGCCGGTGTCTATCTAACGTTCCGTCTTTTTCCCATTTTTACGCCGGCAGCGCTCACCGTCATCGCTTACATCGGTGGGTTCACCGCTATTTTTGCAGCAATCATTGCCGTAACACAGAATGATATTAAAAAGGTGCTAGCCTACTCAACGGTGAGTCAGCTCGGCTATATGATTCTGGCTATGGGCGTGGGGGCGTACACCTACGGACTTTTTCATCTTGTGACTCATGCTGCCTTCAAAGCGGGGCTTTTTCTCTGTAGCGGCAGTGTAATTCACGCCATGCATCACGCCTACCATGAACTCCATGATCATGAGTCCGATCCGCAGGATATGCGAAACATGGGTGGTATGAAGAGTAAGATGAAAACCACTTATCTCACCATGCTCATCTGCACGGTTGCGCTGGCAGGTGTTCCATTTACATCAGGTTTTCTCTCTAAGGATGCCATCCTTGCCGGCACGCTGTCTTTTACCATGCATCATCCTGAGCATTTCTTGCTGGCTTTGTTTGGATTTGGCGCTGCTTTTTTGACGGCTTTCTATATGTTCAGATTGGTCTTCATGACTTTTTACGGTGAACCTGTTCGGCGGGAAGTGTATGATAATATACACGAGTCGCCATCGGCCATGACGGCGCCTTTGGTGACCCTAGCCACACTGTCATTTTTTCTATTCTTCACTCTGCCGTATTTCAACCCGTTTTCTGATCACGGCTGGTTCACGGTGCTTATCGAGGCACAGGACTCCGTTGTGCCGGGGCACCTTAACCCCCCGGCCAACGAAATTGCGGGAGAGATGCATCATGCTCATATGCCGGCCATGTTCTTGTCAATTCTAATCGCCTTCAGCGGCATTGGCTTGGCGGTGCTCATGTATCTGCAAAAGCGAATCTCCGCCGATGATATGGCGGTGAAGCTGGCCCTGCCGTACAAACTTTCTTTTAACAAATTCTTTGTTGATGAAACGTATCAGCGTTATCTCATCAACCCTTCGCTTATCTTAGCCCGAATGATAGCCTTTGTCGATTGGGAGCTTTATGACAAATATATCGTGAACGGTTTCGGCAAGGTGTCGGTGTGGTTTTCCAGGATTGTGGGCATTCGCTGGGACTATGATATTCTTGATCAGAAGATTGTGGATGGTATAGGCCGGAGCATAAGCTTTTTTGGTTCAGGACTCCGCCTTGTTCAGACGGGAAAGGTTCAGAACTATCTTGTTTGGGTTCTGGCCGGAGTCATCATGATTTATGTCTGGCAAACCATTTAGTTAAAGAGGGAATTGAATCATATGGATTTCAATATTTTGAGTTGGTTGATCTGGGTGCCAGTGGTAGGTGCAATGGTTATTGTTGCTCTTCCCCGGGACAAAGCAGATGTTATCAAATGGGTGGCGGTCGCATTTACCGGGCTTCAACTCATTATTGCCGTCGTGCTCTGGATGAATTTTGATAAAGATTTTGTGGGTTTTCAGTTTATGGAGAAAGCGGCTTGGATTCCGTCTTTTAATATTACTTATATGCTGGGTGTGGATGGTCTTAGTCTCCCTATGGTGGTCCTGACGGCTTTGCTTTCATTCCTCTGCATATTTGTAAGCTGGAATATTGATAAAGCGCTGAAAGGCTATTTTTCTCTTTTCCTTCTTCTGGACGCGGGTATGGTAGGTGTTTTTGTCTCCCTGGACTTTTTTCTCTTCTATGTCTTTTGGGAGGTGATGCTCTTGCCCATGTATTTCCTCATCGGTATATGGGGAGGTCCCCAGCGCGAATATGCCGCCATCAAATTTTTTCTTTACACGCTGTTTGGTTCTGTTCTTATGCTGA from Candidatus Neomarinimicrobiota bacterium harbors:
- a CDS encoding NADH-quinone oxidoreductase subunit C, with product MDFVGIVESINAKFGKDFASIDEEVSEETVRITPEQWGQLAPFLREEPELFFDAMMCITGIDEGEDSENLAVVYNLHSMKHNHKLEVYVSTLKNDPKVPSVEQIWRIADWFEREVFDMYGIEFDGHRDLRRILLPSDWEGFPLRKDYEFPETWHGIVVNKMKEGWE
- the nuoK gene encoding NADH-quinone oxidoreductase subunit NuoK, which codes for MMVDLNSYLVIGALLFSLGLFGVITRRNGVAVLMGVELILNAANVNFIAFARFGGMDFSGHVFALFVIVMAAAEAAVALAIILNIFNNMGTINIDEADQLKQ
- a CDS encoding NADH-quinone oxidoreductase subunit D; the protein is MVLNIGPQHPSTHGVLRLKVHTDGEIITKIIPYIGYLHRCFEKHCENLTYEQAIPFTDRCDYIGSMNNNFGYAVAVEQLMEIKVPEKVEFMRVIVAEMNRISSHLLALGTFGLDVGAFTPFLYCFRDRERILDLFEMLCGARLLYNYIWVGGVSHDFPVGWVEKTYDFLDYFEPKINEYNELLTYNKIFIERSADIGVIPSDIAVSYGVTGPNLRGSGIRWDLRKDDPYSIYDRFDFDIPIGTGAMGSVGDCWDRYYVRVRELEECIKIIRQALDGMPRDGDVHATLPKKIRPKSGHVYSRTESPRGDLGYYIVSDGSDIPSRLKLRSPAFTALSCLDEIARGWMISDVIAILGSLDIVLGEIDR
- a CDS encoding NADH-quinone oxidoreductase subunit J, translated to MTGTSFIFWIVALVTVASAAMVVFSKNLIYSAMALLFTLMGVAGLYVFLWADFIAVTQILIYVGGILVLIIFGIMLTHRITNVRLSHSSIQQGVGGAIVLVIFLGLTSMILKAPWYRATAVEPQETVRQIGRLLMIDYLLPFEVASVLLLAALMGAALLSRKVD
- the nuoH gene encoding NADH-quinone oxidoreductase subunit NuoH yields the protein MVDYFLEIFSGIPFLAFSPNLSFVLAATLAGLPLFLFMAVNALVAVYAERKVSAFMQDRLGPMGQGVGLHAGKWGILQTAADAVKLMTKEDIIPATADRKLFVMAPFILFIGSFLAFAALPFNEHVVAADFNIGLFYILAMGSVGVIGIILAGYSSNNKWSLYGAMRSAAQIVGYEIPAGLSLLTVIMLSGSLAFKDIVAAQTGTTLAVLPNWFIFDNPFTFVAFWLFFIAGLAEVNRTPFDLPEAESELVAGFHTEYSGMRWSFFFLTEYANMFIVAGVASLVFLGGWLSPIPGYFQGNLWGIFWFLSKASFLIFVMMWFRWTFPRLRTDQLMRLCWKFFLPASFVTIIGVGFWDLLLR
- a CDS encoding 4Fe-4S dicluster domain-containing protein, with product MNYLSNIWETISSMFIGMKVTIGHMFKIRRGNVTLQYPVERWPQPDRHIGFREDSYNVIRSRLTVDMDDCIGCLKCERACPVDCIKIETEKVDKGADIPEANHRGVTSHGTQKRLLVTRFDIDMTECCYCNLCVYPCPEECIFMVGGPNSSKHEIDYEFSEYDRGDMIYRFAKVPTDVIQTYAETKDDKVEEAG
- a CDS encoding NADH-quinone oxidoreductase subunit A, coding for MYRDFGTSFIFILIGIVLVAAPLFIQRILAPRNKTFDKMSTYECGEAVEGPAWVKFNIRFYVVALIFIIFDVEIVFLFPWAVVYKELGLFAFVEMLIFLGILSLGLAYVWRKGDLEWVKVSVPYGRGRYRKLTITEETPVPPPPAPQETEA